A single region of the Duganella sp. BuS-21 genome encodes:
- the fumC gene encoding class II fumarate hydratase: MSTRSERDSFGPIDVPDHQLWGAQTQRSLEHFRISTEKMPLELVHALASVKRAAARVNLDLGLLEGPKAIAITQAADEILANQHPSEFPLAVWQTGSGTQSNMNMNEVLANRGSELMGGVRGERRVLHPNDDVNKGQSSNDIFPTAIHVAAALALANHVLPALKQLRDSLHAKAQAFADIVKIGRTHLQDATPLTLGQEFSGYVAHLDFAEHAINAALPGVLQLAAGGTAVGTGLNAHPEYATRIAAELEHALHLPFKTADNKFAALAGHDALLSAHGALKTLAAALMKIANDVRWMASGPRSGLGEITIPENEPGSSIMPGKVNPTQCEALTMLACQVFGNDVAITMGGASGNFELNVYKPMIAHNFLQSARLLADGMRSFEEHCVHGIEPNRGRIEELMERSLMLVTALAPHIGYDKAASIAKQAQHEGTTLKQAALALGYVTAEQFEQWIVPLDMTRPGAQG; this comes from the coding sequence ATGAGCACCCGTAGCGAACGCGACAGTTTCGGCCCGATCGACGTCCCCGACCACCAACTGTGGGGCGCCCAAACCCAGCGCTCCCTCGAACACTTCCGCATCTCCACCGAGAAGATGCCGCTCGAACTGGTGCACGCGCTGGCCAGCGTCAAGCGCGCCGCCGCCCGCGTCAATCTCGACCTTGGCCTGCTGGAAGGACCGAAGGCCATCGCCATCACCCAGGCCGCCGATGAAATCCTGGCCAACCAGCACCCCAGCGAATTCCCGCTGGCCGTCTGGCAAACCGGCTCCGGCACCCAGTCCAATATGAACATGAACGAAGTGCTGGCCAACCGCGGCTCCGAGCTGATGGGCGGCGTGCGCGGCGAGCGCCGCGTGCTGCACCCGAACGACGACGTCAACAAAGGCCAGTCGTCGAACGACATCTTCCCCACCGCCATCCACGTGGCCGCCGCGCTGGCGCTGGCCAACCACGTGCTGCCGGCGCTGAAACAGCTGCGCGACAGCCTGCATGCCAAAGCCCAGGCCTTCGCCGACATCGTCAAGATCGGCCGCACCCACCTGCAGGACGCCACGCCGCTGACGCTGGGCCAGGAATTTTCCGGCTACGTCGCCCACCTGGACTTCGCCGAACACGCCATCAACGCCGCCCTGCCGGGCGTGCTGCAATTGGCGGCCGGCGGCACGGCGGTCGGCACCGGCCTGAACGCGCATCCTGAATACGCCACCCGCATCGCGGCCGAACTGGAGCACGCGCTGCACCTGCCGTTCAAAACCGCCGACAACAAATTCGCCGCGCTGGCCGGCCACGACGCCCTGCTCTCGGCCCATGGCGCGCTGAAAACCCTGGCCGCCGCGCTGATGAAAATCGCCAACGACGTGCGCTGGATGGCCTCCGGCCCGCGCTCCGGCCTGGGCGAAATCACGATTCCTGAAAACGAACCGGGCAGCTCCATCATGCCGGGCAAGGTCAATCCGACCCAGTGCGAAGCGCTGACCATGCTGGCTTGCCAGGTATTCGGCAACGACGTCGCCATCACGATGGGCGGCGCCTCCGGCAACTTTGAGCTGAACGTGTACAAGCCGATGATCGCCCACAATTTCCTGCAAAGCGCGCGCCTGCTGGCCGACGGCATGCGCAGCTTCGAAGAGCATTGCGTACACGGCATCGAACCGAATCGCGGCCGCATCGAGGAATTGATGGAGCGCTCGCTGATGCTGGTCACCGCGCTGGCGCCGCACATCGGCTACGACAAGGCCGCTTCCATCGCTAAGCAAGCCCAGCATGAAGGCACGACCTTGAAGCAAGCGGCGCTGGCGCTGGGCTACGTCACGGCCGAGCAGTTCGAGCAGTGGATCGTGCCGCTGGACATGACCCGGCCCGGTGCCCAGGGTTAA
- the nagA gene encoding N-acetylglucosamine-6-phosphate deacetylase, with product MSDAIKGNILTPAGWIHGELTFDERIASVIGAGADPALNEEVYILPGFIDLHVHGGGGKDVMEGGDAVRTIAAIHAKHGTTSMLATTMTAPPEDIDLALKGIGAAAAQRGVGEARVLGAHLEGPFINSGKLGAQPPYARSAKLADVRKLEQLAPLKLITVAPEIEGHLALVKELSEAGMRVQIGHTLGTYEDGVAALEHGAHGFTHLFNAMTGLHHREPGMVGAALAHARFAEFIPDLLHVHPGAIKTALRCIPHLYCVTDSTSATGMPDGEYMLGRHTVMKCMGGVRLPDGTLAGSTLTMDQALRNLVGLGLDLADASARVSTYAADYLGLSERGRLAPGAFADFVVLDRDLNLKAVYIEGELL from the coding sequence ATGAGCGATGCAATCAAAGGCAATATCCTGACACCGGCCGGCTGGATCCACGGTGAACTCACTTTCGACGAGCGCATCGCATCCGTCATCGGCGCCGGCGCCGATCCCGCGCTGAACGAGGAAGTCTATATCCTGCCTGGGTTTATCGACCTGCACGTGCACGGCGGCGGCGGCAAGGACGTGATGGAAGGCGGCGACGCTGTGCGCACCATCGCCGCCATCCACGCCAAGCATGGCACCACCAGCATGCTGGCCACCACCATGACCGCGCCGCCCGAGGACATCGACCTCGCATTGAAAGGCATCGGCGCAGCGGCGGCCCAGCGCGGCGTCGGCGAAGCGCGCGTGCTCGGCGCCCACCTCGAAGGCCCGTTCATCAACTCCGGCAAGCTCGGTGCGCAGCCACCCTACGCGCGCTCGGCCAAGCTGGCCGACGTGCGCAAGCTGGAACAACTGGCGCCGCTCAAATTGATCACCGTGGCGCCGGAAATCGAAGGTCACCTGGCGCTGGTGAAGGAACTGTCGGAAGCCGGCATGCGCGTGCAGATCGGCCACACCCTCGGCACCTATGAGGATGGCGTGGCCGCGCTGGAGCACGGTGCGCACGGCTTCACCCACCTGTTCAACGCCATGACCGGCCTGCATCACCGCGAGCCCGGCATGGTCGGTGCGGCGCTGGCCCATGCGCGCTTCGCCGAATTCATTCCCGACCTGCTGCACGTGCATCCAGGCGCCATCAAGACCGCGCTGCGCTGCATTCCGCACCTGTACTGCGTGACCGATTCAACCTCCGCCACCGGCATGCCGGACGGCGAGTATATGCTGGGCCGCCACACCGTCATGAAATGCATGGGCGGCGTGCGCCTGCCAGACGGCACGCTGGCCGGCAGCACCCTCACCATGGACCAGGCGCTGCGCAACCTGGTCGGACTCGGCCTCGATCTGGCGGACGCCTCGGCACGGGTCTCAACGTATGCGGCCGATTACCTCGGCCTCTCCGAGCGGGGCCGCCTGGCCCCCGGCGCTTTCGCCGACTTCGTGGTGCTCGACCGTGACCTGAACCTTAAAGCCGTCTATATCGAAGGAGAATTGTTGTGA
- a CDS encoding DUF692 family protein: MQQRPRVAWLEVHSENYLDRAGWDWHVLRELRRDYPVSLHGVGLGLGSARGFSEAHLARVRELVLQVEPVLVSEHLCWGAVADRQLNDLLPLTLDSAALALMSERVGRVQDALGRQLLLENVSSYVRFHADAMSEAEFMAQLSARTGCGLLLDINNLYVNQCNHGEDALAAIAAIQPGMVGEMHLAGHLVTPEAVIDHHGDRVAEPVWRLYEAALARFGAVPTLIEWDTDVPALDVLLAEASTAAALHARAAPQVIRSSAGQPQPAQLSATPASASASVSASASAQDAQVLATGQQLFAAALFDAQLAAQVLAQCKSGSSDAAHRYALYRGNLTETWTKTLAAAYPVVLALLGEEFFGGLARAYGRVHLSDDGDLNRFGAHFATFLRDFPHAADYPYLPDMATLEWQLHRAHYAPQAQVLSAAQLAAIAPDQIEAAVFTLHPAVQLLASPWAVIPLWLAHQPDSGVDFPEDMTTPSHGVVVRPAWRAGVQPLSPASYAALQVLQEGGNFGAALDAAFEHDDNFDVAASLQHWLAHAVLGESVLAPEGA, encoded by the coding sequence ATGCAACAACGGCCGCGCGTGGCGTGGCTGGAAGTGCATAGCGAGAATTATCTCGACCGGGCCGGTTGGGACTGGCACGTGCTGCGGGAATTGCGGCGCGATTATCCGGTAAGTCTGCACGGGGTTGGATTGGGACTGGGTTCGGCGCGCGGGTTTTCTGAGGCGCATCTGGCGCGCGTACGCGAGCTGGTGCTGCAGGTGGAACCGGTGCTGGTGTCCGAGCATTTGTGCTGGGGCGCGGTGGCGGATCGCCAACTCAACGATTTGTTGCCCCTGACGCTGGATAGCGCGGCGCTGGCGCTGATGAGCGAGCGCGTGGGCCGGGTGCAGGATGCGCTCGGGCGGCAGCTATTGCTGGAGAACGTCTCCAGCTATGTGCGCTTCCATGCGGACGCCATGAGCGAGGCCGAGTTCATGGCGCAGCTGTCGGCGCGCACCGGCTGCGGTCTGCTGTTGGATATCAATAATTTATACGTCAATCAATGCAATCACGGCGAGGATGCGCTGGCGGCCATCGCCGCGATTCAGCCCGGCATGGTGGGTGAGATGCATCTGGCGGGCCATCTGGTGACGCCGGAAGCGGTGATCGATCACCACGGCGACCGCGTGGCCGAGCCGGTGTGGCGTTTGTACGAAGCGGCGCTGGCGCGCTTCGGCGCGGTGCCGACCCTGATCGAGTGGGATACCGATGTTCCGGCGCTGGACGTGCTTTTGGCCGAGGCCTCAACGGCCGCCGCGCTGCACGCGCGCGCCGCGCCGCAGGTCATCCGCTCGTCCGCCGGCCAACCGCAGCCCGCGCAGCTGTCCGCCACGCCGGCATCGGCATCGGCATCGGTATCGGCATCGGCATCGGCACAGGATGCGCAGGTGTTGGCGACCGGCCAGCAATTGTTTGCCGCAGCGCTGTTCGATGCCCAACTGGCGGCGCAGGTGCTGGCGCAATGCAAGTCCGGCAGCAGCGATGCCGCCCACCGTTACGCGCTGTATCGGGGCAACCTCACCGAAACCTGGACCAAGACCTTGGCCGCCGCCTATCCCGTAGTGCTGGCGCTGCTCGGCGAAGAATTCTTCGGCGGCCTGGCGCGCGCCTACGGCAGAGTCCATCTATCCGATGACGGCGATCTGAACCGCTTCGGCGCGCACTTCGCCACCTTCCTGCGCGATTTCCCGCACGCGGCCGACTATCCCTACCTGCCGGACATGGCAACGCTGGAATGGCAACTGCACCGCGCCCACTACGCGCCGCAGGCGCAAGTCCTGAGCGCCGCCCAGCTTGCCGCCATCGCGCCGGACCAGATCGAGGCGGCGGTGTTCACGCTGCATCCGGCCGTGCAGCTGCTGGCCTCGCCGTGGGCGGTGATTCCGCTCTGGCTCGCCCATCAGCCGGACAGCGGCGTCGACTTCCCGGAAGACATGACGACGCCCAGCCACGGCGTCGTGGTAAGGCCGGCATGGCGCGCCGGCGTACAGCCGCTGAGCCCGGCCAGTTACGCGGCCTTGCAAGTTCTACAGGAGGGCGGGAATTTCGGCGCCGCACTGGATGCGGCGTTTGAACACGATGATAATTTCGACGTCGCCGCCAGCCTGCAACACTGGCTGGCGCACGCGGTATTGGGGGAGTCAGTCCTCGCGCCGGAAGGCGCGTAA
- the mobB gene encoding molybdopterin-guanine dinucleotide biosynthesis protein B — MQQVLGVVGTSGSGKTTLLEYLLAQLAQQGRKVNVIKHSHHDLQFEPQHKDSARLRMAGAAEVMVASPFRYAIIHELRGAAEPSLEEQLARMAPADLTLLEGFKSYPIDKLEVYRVEAGRAPLYPHDEHVLAVAADHARPEGLRPSVAWLDLNQPEQVLAWLLTHLKKNSANC; from the coding sequence ATGCAACAAGTTCTCGGTGTGGTCGGAACCTCCGGCAGCGGTAAGACCACGCTGCTGGAATATCTGCTGGCGCAACTGGCGCAGCAGGGGCGGAAGGTCAATGTCATCAAACACAGCCACCACGACCTGCAATTCGAACCGCAGCACAAGGATAGCGCACGCCTGCGCATGGCCGGCGCGGCCGAGGTGATGGTCGCTTCGCCATTCCGCTACGCCATCATCCACGAGCTGCGCGGTGCTGCTGAGCCGTCGCTGGAAGAGCAGCTGGCGCGCATGGCGCCGGCCGATCTGACCTTGCTGGAAGGATTCAAGTCCTATCCCATCGATAAACTGGAAGTCTATCGGGTGGAGGCCGGCCGCGCGCCGCTGTATCCCCACGACGAGCACGTGCTGGCGGTGGCCGCCGACCACGCGCGGCCGGAAGGACTGCGACCCAGCGTCGCCTGGCTGGATTTGAACCAGCCGGAGCAGGTGCTTGCCTGGTTGCTCACGCATCTGAAAAAAAATTCAGCGAATTGCTGA
- a CDS encoding DUF2807 domain-containing protein, with the protein MKQTIKHAALASTLLLATAMAGAADTKDDSYGSETRSVAPFTNLNLIGPFRVIVTAQPGNAVELSGLRRQFAEIETSVSGDTLTVRQPRKQKGWTLNLSWGKESRPPMTIRISAAGLKSLRNAGSGDVDLQQFQGKALTLVSDGPGDIHATGKVGDLSITANGSGDLDLRALSSANLNLQMGGPGDVSLAGVTQDLNLVVNGSGDLDISDIRANRVNAALHGPGSVALHGSAKEIRADVHGSGDLDACTLSAEAASASLHGPGEACIAGHIKKLDAEVHGSGDLTVRGLEAQSVRARLSGPGNMVLSGNTAVLNAQVSGSGDLDARQLCTRQTDVTVHGPGNAVVTVAENADASRTRLVTYHR; encoded by the coding sequence ATGAAGCAGACGATCAAACACGCAGCGCTGGCATCCACCTTGTTGCTGGCCACCGCCATGGCCGGCGCCGCCGATACCAAAGACGACAGCTACGGCAGCGAAACGCGCAGCGTCGCGCCGTTCACCAACCTCAATCTCATCGGCCCATTCCGCGTGATCGTCACCGCGCAGCCGGGCAATGCGGTGGAGCTGAGCGGTCTGCGCCGCCAGTTTGCCGAGATCGAAACCTCGGTCAGCGGCGACACGCTCACCGTGCGCCAGCCGCGCAAGCAAAAAGGCTGGACACTCAACCTCAGCTGGGGCAAGGAAAGCCGGCCGCCAATGACCATCCGCATCAGCGCGGCCGGCCTGAAAAGCCTGCGCAACGCCGGCAGCGGCGACGTCGACCTGCAGCAATTCCAGGGCAAGGCGCTGACCCTGGTGTCGGACGGCCCGGGCGACATCCACGCCACCGGCAAGGTGGGCGACCTCAGCATCACCGCCAACGGCAGCGGCGACCTCGACCTGCGCGCGCTGTCGTCGGCCAACCTCAACCTGCAGATGGGCGGCCCGGGCGACGTCAGCCTCGCCGGCGTCACGCAGGACTTGAACCTGGTGGTCAACGGCTCTGGCGACCTCGACATCAGCGACATCCGCGCCAACCGCGTCAACGCCGCGCTGCATGGCCCCGGTTCGGTGGCGTTGCACGGCAGCGCCAAGGAAATCCGCGCCGACGTCCACGGCTCGGGCGACCTCGACGCCTGCACCCTCAGCGCCGAAGCGGCCAGCGCCTCGTTGCACGGTCCGGGCGAGGCATGCATCGCCGGCCACATCAAGAAACTCGACGCCGAAGTCCATGGTTCGGGCGACCTCACGGTGCGCGGCCTGGAAGCGCAAAGCGTGCGTGCGCGGCTGAGCGGTCCCGGCAACATGGTCCTGTCCGGCAATACCGCCGTGCTGAACGCGCAAGTGAGCGGCTCGGGCGACCTCGACGCGCGCCAGCTGTGCACGCGCCAAACCGACGTCACCGTCCACGGCCCAGGCAATGCAGTAGTGACGGTCGCCGAGAACGCCGACGCCAGCCGTACCCGCCTGGTCACCTACCACCGCTGA
- a CDS encoding ATPase, producing the protein MIEFFIGVDGGGSGTRVRLARADGVEIAEGAGGPSGLMHGIAKAWAAVEEAATQAFDAAALDFPDKSTIAIGLGLAGVHNRQWAAEFVAANPGYAQVALESDGHTTVLGAHQGQPGAIIALGTGSVGEIKLADGRHVEVGGWGFPAGDEASGAWMGLRAINHVQQVLDGRMPANAFATDVANACGANQAEPRNAIQNWLARATQTHYAQLARIVLLHGDSNDTARAILQAAGREVELMAHALDASATLPIALCGGLAAPMRPYLPSSMSQRVVAPHGDSAAGALRLIQTRFKE; encoded by the coding sequence ATGATCGAATTTTTCATCGGCGTAGACGGCGGCGGCAGTGGCACCCGGGTGCGCCTGGCGCGCGCCGATGGTGTGGAAATCGCTGAAGGCGCCGGCGGCCCTTCCGGCTTGATGCACGGCATCGCCAAAGCCTGGGCCGCCGTGGAAGAAGCCGCCACGCAAGCCTTCGACGCCGCCGCACTGGATTTTCCCGACAAAAGCACCATCGCCATCGGCCTCGGCCTGGCCGGCGTGCACAACCGACAATGGGCCGCCGAATTCGTCGCCGCCAATCCGGGCTACGCCCAGGTGGCGCTGGAAAGCGACGGCCATACCACCGTGCTCGGCGCGCACCAGGGCCAGCCCGGCGCCATCATCGCGCTCGGCACCGGCAGCGTCGGCGAAATCAAACTGGCCGATGGCCGTCACGTCGAAGTCGGCGGCTGGGGCTTCCCCGCCGGTGATGAAGCCAGCGGCGCCTGGATGGGCCTGCGCGCCATCAACCACGTGCAGCAAGTGCTCGACGGCCGCATGCCGGCCAACGCCTTCGCCACCGACGTCGCCAATGCCTGCGGCGCGAATCAAGCAGAACCGCGCAACGCCATCCAGAACTGGCTGGCGCGCGCCACCCAGACCCATTACGCGCAACTGGCGCGCATCGTCCTCCTGCACGGCGACAGCAACGACACCGCACGCGCCATCCTGCAAGCGGCCGGCCGCGAAGTGGAATTGATGGCCCATGCGCTCGACGCCAGCGCCACGCTGCCGATCGCGCTGTGCGGCGGCCTGGCCGCGCCGATGCGCCCTTACCTGCCGTCGTCGATGTCGCAGCGCGTGGTCGCGCCGCATGGCGACTCCGCCGCCGGCGCGCTGCGCCTGATCCAAACCCGCTTCAAGGAGTGA
- a CDS encoding AAA family ATPase yields MYTHFFNLKQSPFSIAPDPRYLFMSERHREALAHLLYGVGSGGGFVLLTGEIGAGKTTVCRCFMEQIPADCKLGYIFNPKLSVEELLLSICDEFGIELAPQGSGAVSVKGYVDAINAYLLASHAQSRNNVLIIDEAQNLSAEVLEQLRLLTNLETSERKLLQIILIGQPELRTMLARPELEQLAQRVIARYHLGSLSEAETGIYIEHRLTVAGATAIAPFPRKLMGLIHGLTKGVPRRINLLCDRALLGAYVENQPQVTRTILKRAASEVFAGQDAVSAGQGARNGTAARWPLVAAGLLGGVAISALAWQLASRDAAPVAQAQAALKPAAASPRAQPGSATAPAPALAAAAPSAALKQGGDSAAALRQLAGLWGLTLTDGEPCAIAARANLRCLQTKGSLDEVRLLDRPVMLKLNDDPVAPNYVLLTALDEHHATVTEPGGKSHKMSVEALAARYDGEFTTFWRAPRAWRDEVRSGDRGPDVDWLAKRLSQIYEMDKPQENQPLDAPLRKRLTEFQSAQNLKADGVAGPKTFIRLYQLGGVQEPRLR; encoded by the coding sequence ATGTACACGCATTTTTTCAATCTGAAGCAATCGCCGTTTTCCATCGCGCCGGACCCGCGCTACCTGTTCATGAGCGAACGCCATCGCGAGGCGCTGGCGCATTTGCTGTATGGCGTGGGCAGCGGCGGCGGCTTCGTGCTGCTGACCGGCGAAATCGGCGCCGGCAAGACCACCGTGTGCCGCTGCTTCATGGAGCAGATTCCGGCCGACTGCAAGCTGGGCTATATCTTCAATCCCAAGCTGTCGGTGGAGGAGTTGCTGCTGTCCATTTGCGACGAGTTCGGCATCGAGCTGGCGCCGCAGGGTAGCGGCGCGGTCAGCGTGAAGGGCTATGTGGATGCGATCAATGCCTATCTGCTGGCAAGTCACGCGCAGTCGCGCAACAATGTGCTGATTATCGATGAGGCGCAGAATCTGTCGGCCGAGGTGCTGGAGCAGCTGCGCCTGCTGACCAATCTGGAAACCAGCGAGCGCAAGCTGCTGCAGATCATCTTGATCGGTCAGCCGGAGCTGCGCACCATGCTGGCGCGGCCGGAGCTGGAGCAGCTGGCGCAGCGCGTGATCGCGCGTTATCACCTGGGATCGCTGTCGGAGGCGGAAACCGGCATCTACATCGAGCATCGCCTGACCGTGGCCGGCGCGACCGCGATTGCGCCGTTTCCGCGCAAATTGATGGGCTTGATCCATGGCTTGACCAAGGGTGTGCCGCGCCGCATCAATTTGCTGTGCGACCGGGCGTTGCTAGGCGCGTACGTGGAAAATCAGCCGCAGGTGACGCGGACGATTTTGAAGCGGGCAGCCAGTGAGGTGTTTGCCGGGCAGGATGCGGTCAGTGCCGGGCAGGGCGCGCGCAATGGGACGGCGGCGCGCTGGCCGCTGGTGGCGGCGGGCCTTCTGGGCGGCGTGGCGATCAGTGCGCTGGCCTGGCAACTGGCATCGCGCGATGCGGCGCCGGTGGCGCAGGCGCAAGCGGCGCTGAAGCCGGCGGCGGCGTCCCCGCGCGCGCAGCCAGGTTCGGCGACCGCGCCTGCGCCGGCCTTGGCTGCAGCCGCGCCGTCGGCGGCGCTCAAGCAGGGCGGCGACAGCGCTGCGGCTTTGCGCCAATTGGCCGGCCTGTGGGGATTGACGCTGACCGATGGCGAGCCTTGTGCCATCGCCGCGCGCGCCAATCTACGCTGTCTGCAAACCAAGGGCAGTCTGGACGAAGTGCGTCTGCTGGACCGTCCCGTGATGTTGAAGCTGAACGATGATCCGGTCGCGCCCAACTACGTGCTGTTGACTGCGCTGGACGAGCACCACGCCACCGTCACCGAGCCCGGCGGCAAGTCTCACAAGATGAGCGTGGAAGCCCTGGCGGCGCGCTATGACGGCGAGTTCACCACCTTCTGGCGCGCGCCACGCGCCTGGCGCGACGAAGTGCGCAGCGGCGATCGCGGCCCGGATGTCGATTGGCTGGCCAAACGCCTGTCGCAAATCTACGAAATGGACAAGCCGCAGGAAAACCAGCCGCTGGACGCGCCATTGCGCAAGCGCCTGACCGAGTTCCAGAGCGCGCAAAATCTGAAGGCCGACGGCGTTGCCGGCCCCAAGACTTTTATCCGCCTGTATCAGCTGGGCGGCGTGCAGGAGCCGCGCCTGCGCTGA
- a CDS encoding YjfB family protein: MDVTGIAQTATTIADTGTKQAVGIAVLKKAQDIAASSASALIEAIPPVPNLPAHLGNNINTKA, encoded by the coding sequence ATGGACGTTACCGGTATTGCTCAGACTGCAACCACAATCGCAGACACTGGCACCAAGCAGGCTGTCGGTATTGCCGTGCTGAAAAAAGCGCAGGACATCGCGGCCTCGAGCGCATCGGCCTTGATCGAGGCGATCCCACCGGTGCCGAATCTGCCGGCTCACCTCGGCAACAACATCAACACCAAGGCCTGA
- a CDS encoding general secretion pathway protein GspB, translated as MSYILEALKKAQAERQLGSSPTIHAPTLHAADRASPVARVSKPLLLSLGGMAVVIGVLLVLVWRSPASAPTPRQTPAPAVASASPSPPAVVAVSPTPLPAPVADLPPSVANLARASASTPQPVALAAPAPGLASAKPVAAPEEPVVNLRDLPEPIQRSIPQVSVGGYIYSRNAADRVLLIDKILRREGDEVAPGLILEKLQPKEAVFNFKGYRYRVPY; from the coding sequence ATGTCCTATATTTTGGAAGCCTTGAAAAAGGCGCAAGCAGAACGTCAACTGGGGAGCTCGCCCACCATCCATGCGCCCACCTTGCATGCGGCCGATCGCGCCTCGCCGGTGGCGCGCGTCAGCAAGCCGTTGTTGCTGTCGCTAGGCGGCATGGCTGTGGTGATAGGCGTGCTGCTGGTGCTGGTGTGGCGTTCGCCGGCTTCCGCCCCGACTCCGAGGCAGACACCTGCGCCCGCCGTGGCCTCCGCGTCGCCGTCGCCGCCCGCCGTAGTGGCCGTATCGCCAACGCCGCTGCCGGCTCCGGTGGCGGACTTGCCGCCGTCCGTGGCCAATCTTGCACGCGCCTCGGCATCAACGCCGCAGCCCGTCGCGCTGGCCGCGCCTGCGCCTGGCCTCGCCTCCGCCAAACCAGTCGCAGCACCGGAGGAACCGGTGGTCAACCTGCGCGACCTGCCGGAACCGATTCAACGCTCGATCCCGCAAGTCAGCGTGGGCGGCTATATCTACTCCCGCAACGCCGCCGACCGCGTATTGCTGATCGACAAGATCCTGCGCCGCGAAGGCGACGAAGTCGCGCCCGGCCTGATCCTGGAGAAGCTGCAGCCGAAAGAAGCCGTGTTTAACTTCAAAGGCTATCGCTACCGCGTTCCGTATTGA
- a CDS encoding GntR family transcriptional regulator — MQLANKLSDGIAGGDWRANEALPSERVLSDMLNISRVTARKAIDMLCERGMLTRKRGSGTYITPKLEQPLSRLTSFSEELRERGFKAGSRWLQRELGLASPVELLSLGLSPNMPVARLKRLRTADDVVMAIETTTIPAQYMPNPHSVTDTLYGYLEANGTIPMRALQHIRAVNASEEQARLANIPAGAAMLHITRVSYLDNGAAVELTHSFCRSDYYEFVAESRR; from the coding sequence ATGCAACTGGCGAACAAGCTGTCCGACGGTATCGCCGGCGGCGACTGGCGCGCCAACGAGGCCCTGCCGTCCGAGCGCGTGCTGTCGGACATGCTCAACATCTCGCGCGTGACCGCACGCAAAGCCATCGACATGCTGTGCGAGCGCGGCATGCTGACCCGCAAGCGCGGCTCCGGCACCTACATCACGCCGAAACTCGAACAACCCTTGTCGCGCCTGACCAGCTTCTCCGAAGAGCTGCGCGAGCGCGGCTTCAAGGCCGGCTCGCGCTGGCTGCAGCGCGAGCTCGGCCTCGCCTCGCCGGTGGAACTGCTGTCGCTCGGCCTCTCACCGAATATGCCGGTGGCGCGCCTCAAACGCCTGCGCACCGCCGACGATGTGGTGATGGCGATTGAAACCACCACCATCCCGGCGCAGTACATGCCCAACCCGCACAGCGTGACCGATACGCTGTACGGCTATCTGGAGGCCAATGGCACCATCCCGATGCGCGCGCTGCAGCATATCCGCGCCGTCAACGCCAGCGAGGAGCAAGCACGCCTGGCCAATATTCCTGCGGGTGCGGCGATGCTGCATATCACCCGCGTGAGTTATCTCGACAACGGCGCGGCAGTGGAATTGACCCACTCGTTCTGCCGTAGTGATTATTATGAATTCGTAGCGGAGTCGCGCAGATGA
- a CDS encoding RNA-binding S4 domain-containing protein, whose protein sequence is MQKVSFELNGEFVELNQLLKLVGLCDSGGAGKMIVASGEVKVDGKKELRKTAKIRAGQQVSLGDVRIMVVAA, encoded by the coding sequence ATGCAGAAAGTTAGTTTCGAATTGAACGGTGAATTTGTTGAGCTGAATCAACTGTTAAAACTGGTTGGGCTGTGCGACAGCGGTGGCGCCGGCAAGATGATTGTCGCCAGTGGCGAGGTCAAGGTCGACGGCAAGAAAGAGCTGCGCAAGACCGCGAAAATCCGCGCCGGCCAGCAAGTCAGCCTGGGCGACGTTCGTATTATGGTGGTGGCGGCATAG
- a CDS encoding DUF2282 domain-containing protein, with protein MNKRQALIAAALATVCATQIGTAAAAEEKEKCYGVAKAGQNDCGTAVHSCSGQAKADNEPDEWKFVAKGTCEKAGGKTTPPAKK; from the coding sequence ATGAATAAACGTCAAGCCTTGATCGCCGCCGCCCTGGCCACCGTATGCGCCACCCAGATCGGCACGGCCGCTGCCGCCGAAGAGAAAGAAAAATGCTACGGCGTCGCCAAAGCCGGCCAGAACGATTGCGGCACGGCCGTCCATTCCTGCTCGGGCCAGGCCAAGGCCGACAACGAGCCCGATGAGTGGAAGTTCGTTGCCAAGGGCACGTGCGAAAAGGCCGGTGGCAAAACCACGCCGCCTGCCAAGAAGTAA
- a CDS encoding DUF883 domain-containing protein, which yields MDGPAPGSPTQERLLDDLRQVIENAEELLKNTDQYHGAPYQAARNKLAEALLAATEELARFETVHIDRMIELTAIASRLHRDLTGEAKLLRAFRRED from the coding sequence ATGGACGGTCCTGCACCAGGTAGCCCTACCCAGGAACGATTGCTGGACGATCTGCGCCAGGTGATCGAAAACGCCGAAGAACTGCTCAAGAATACGGACCAGTATCATGGGGCGCCATATCAGGCGGCCCGCAACAAGCTGGCCGAAGCGCTGCTGGCCGCCACCGAGGAACTGGCGCGCTTCGAAACCGTGCACATCGACCGCATGATCGAACTGACCGCCATCGCCAGCCGGCTGCACCGCGACCTGACCGGCGAAGCCAAGCTGTTACGCGCCTTCCGGCGCGAGGACTGA